A section of the Candidatus Abawacabacteria bacterium genome encodes:
- a CDS encoding methionyl-tRNA formyltransferase: protein MAIRTVFFGTPNFAVPILQSLLKIPEVHISLVVTQPDKPVGRKQILTPSPVKQIALQQDIATFEPTTLKTPEAFERIVQEKAELIVLAAYGKIIPKAILDLPRFQCLNVHPSLLPKYRGATPMQTALLHGDKETGVTIMIMEPSLDTGPIVAQERVAILPGETYLQLDQRLAQKAASMLQIVVPQWLAGKITAQAQQHDLATHTKVLSKEDGQIDWLKSAQEIERQIRAYKPWPGSYTSYQGKRIKILAGKTITKESAQPGKIYFSEKTIVIGCGKNSGLVIEQIQEEGKKPMSGSEFIVGHPQLEDQALA, encoded by the coding sequence ATGGCGATACGAACTGTTTTCTTTGGCACACCAAATTTTGCCGTACCGATACTACAAAGTTTACTCAAAATTCCCGAGGTACATATAAGTTTGGTAGTCACACAACCAGATAAACCGGTGGGACGGAAACAAATACTCACCCCTTCCCCAGTCAAACAAATTGCCCTTCAGCAGGATATCGCTACTTTCGAGCCTACGACACTCAAAACGCCGGAAGCTTTTGAGCGTATTGTCCAAGAAAAAGCTGAGCTCATTGTCTTAGCTGCTTATGGGAAAATTATCCCAAAAGCGATTTTGGATTTGCCTCGCTTTCAATGCTTGAACGTACATCCCTCGCTCTTGCCTAAATACCGGGGAGCAACACCTATGCAAACAGCCCTTCTGCATGGAGACAAGGAAACTGGAGTAACTATTATGATTATGGAACCCAGCCTCGACACTGGACCAATCGTGGCTCAAGAAAGAGTAGCAATTCTTCCTGGGGAGACTTATCTGCAATTAGATCAAAGATTGGCTCAAAAGGCAGCAAGTATGTTACAGATCGTCGTTCCTCAATGGCTAGCAGGAAAAATCACTGCCCAAGCACAACAGCATGATTTAGCCACTCATACTAAAGTTTTGAGCAAAGAAGATGGTCAAATTGATTGGTTGAAAAGTGCTCAGGAAATTGAGCGTCAGATTCGTGCTTATAAGCCATGGCCCGGTAGTTACACCAGTTATCAGGGAAAAAGGATCAAAATACTAGCAGGCAAAACTATTACTAAAGAATCAGCCCAACCAGGGAAAATATATTTCTCTGAAAAAACAATTGTTATTGGTTGTGGCAAAAACTCTGGACTGGTGATAGAACAAATCCAAGAAGAAGGAAAGAAACCGATGTCAGGATCAGAATTTATTGTTGGTCACCCTCAGCTCGAGGACCAAGCGCTTGCTTGA
- the rbfA gene encoding 30S ribosome-binding factor RbfA — protein MAESRRLKQINQVLKEHIGQFLEREFHEPEIGLLTVTRVEVTPDLAEAKVWLSSYMSEKNPLVILKAVKRHAINLNKQLRRVLTTKNLPKLYFMIDENADYADKIDRLLKQALGPRAEGDQQ, from the coding sequence ATGGCTGAGAGTAGACGTCTCAAACAAATTAATCAGGTGCTAAAAGAGCATATTGGCCAATTTTTGGAGCGTGAATTTCATGAACCAGAAATTGGTTTGCTAACCGTTACTCGAGTTGAGGTCACACCTGATTTAGCCGAGGCAAAAGTGTGGCTGTCTTCTTATATGAGCGAAAAAAATCCCTTAGTGATTTTGAAAGCAGTCAAGCGTCATGCCATTAATCTCAATAAACAATTGCGCCGGGTTCTGACCACGAAGAATTTACCCAAGCTCTATTTTATGATCGATGAAAATGCTGACTATGCTGACAAAATTGATCGTTTACTCAAGCAAGCGCTTGGTCCTCGAGCTGAGGGTGACCAACAATAA
- a CDS encoding translation initiation factor IF-2 produces the protein MDHKLATVAKEFGITEKKLRTEVASLGVKLTAKSTNIDDKTYQAVQKKLSAAKETKKKTITKKVTTKKAIKKTTEKKVVAKKAPVKKAAKTKVNIVESEPPVATAEPEEEKKTVIAETKLEAPVEESVAAGTPEEKPAEANLPQIALPLSITVKDFASLLKVGVNQVISELFKNGFMANINQRLDFDIAAILAQEFGFEAVAKGTEEPQDQLDLGVLLEDKEENLTPRSPVISVMGHVDHGKTKLLDTIRGTTVMEGEAGGITQKIGAYQIRKQTRDGEMKTITFLDTPGHQAFTAMRARGAKVTDIAILVVAADDGVKPQTIEAYEHAKAAGVPVVVAITKIDKEGANVDRVKAQLAEIGLAVEEWGGSTVCAEVSAVQKKGIDELLELVLLVADMQDLKANPKRKAIGTIIESRVDQGQGALATVLIHTGTLRLRDDVVIGDVSGKIRSMVNDRGEKIIEAGPSYPVLITGMSKAPQVGDVLRVVADKREALNAVQKSARDKQVELLSGISQSSKKEGVKELKVVIKADTKGSLEALRNALLSLPAEKVAVKIIYAGLGNTTSSDVMIAAAGHGSIFGFNILTPISVQKSADIEKVKITTFTVIYHLLDEVQKVLLSMVEPEIKVTVVGKLKVLKIFFDGKGEQVVGGEVTQGKVVSNTTVKVYRGENVVGEMELKTVKEGPEEVKEVVAPTQCGMKLMGNIKIAVGDVIECYVKEKVIASLT, from the coding sequence ATGGATCACAAGCTAGCTACAGTTGCCAAAGAATTCGGTATCACTGAAAAAAAACTTCGTACTGAAGTGGCTAGCTTGGGTGTGAAGTTGACAGCCAAAAGTACTAATATTGATGACAAAACTTATCAGGCTGTGCAGAAAAAATTGAGTGCTGCCAAAGAGACTAAAAAAAAGACAATTACCAAGAAGGTGACCACTAAAAAAGCAATCAAGAAAACTACTGAAAAAAAAGTAGTAGCTAAGAAAGCTCCAGTTAAAAAAGCAGCAAAGACTAAAGTAAATATTGTAGAATCAGAACCACCAGTGGCAACAGCTGAACCTGAAGAAGAAAAAAAAACAGTAATAGCAGAAACAAAGCTTGAAGCTCCTGTTGAGGAAAGTGTTGCTGCAGGCACTCCTGAGGAAAAGCCAGCTGAAGCGAACTTGCCTCAAATTGCTTTGCCGTTATCTATTACCGTAAAAGATTTCGCCTCTTTGTTAAAAGTGGGGGTCAATCAAGTAATCTCGGAATTGTTCAAAAATGGCTTTATGGCCAATATCAATCAGCGATTAGACTTTGATATTGCTGCTATTTTGGCTCAAGAGTTTGGTTTTGAAGCGGTAGCAAAGGGGACCGAAGAACCACAAGATCAATTAGATTTGGGCGTATTGCTTGAAGATAAAGAAGAAAATCTTACTCCTCGCTCACCAGTAATTAGTGTGATGGGACATGTGGATCATGGGAAGACTAAATTATTAGACACGATTCGTGGCACTACTGTGATGGAAGGAGAGGCTGGTGGTATTACTCAAAAAATTGGTGCTTACCAAATTCGCAAACAGACTCGTGATGGGGAAATGAAAACTATTACCTTTTTGGATACTCCAGGACATCAAGCTTTTACTGCTATGCGTGCTCGTGGTGCCAAGGTAACGGACATTGCTATTCTAGTAGTAGCAGCTGATGATGGGGTCAAACCGCAAACAATAGAGGCCTATGAACATGCTAAGGCTGCTGGTGTTCCCGTGGTAGTTGCCATTACCAAAATTGATAAAGAAGGTGCCAATGTTGATCGAGTCAAAGCCCAATTAGCTGAGATTGGACTGGCAGTAGAAGAGTGGGGAGGATCAACTGTGTGTGCGGAAGTGTCAGCGGTGCAAAAAAAGGGTATTGATGAGTTATTAGAGTTAGTGCTCTTGGTAGCTGATATGCAGGATCTTAAAGCTAATCCAAAACGTAAGGCGATAGGCACTATTATTGAGTCTCGGGTAGATCAGGGGCAAGGAGCTTTGGCTACGGTACTTATCCATACTGGTACTTTGAGATTGCGTGATGATGTGGTTATCGGGGATGTGTCTGGTAAAATTCGTTCTATGGTCAATGATCGTGGGGAAAAGATTATTGAAGCAGGCCCGTCATATCCGGTATTGATTACTGGCATGTCCAAGGCACCACAAGTAGGGGATGTGCTGAGGGTGGTGGCTGATAAACGTGAAGCATTGAATGCCGTACAAAAAAGTGCTCGGGATAAACAAGTTGAATTATTATCAGGTATCTCGCAGAGTAGTAAAAAAGAGGGCGTAAAAGAGTTGAAAGTAGTAATCAAGGCTGACACCAAGGGCTCTTTGGAAGCATTACGTAATGCTTTACTGAGTTTGCCTGCAGAAAAAGTAGCGGTGAAAATTATTTATGCTGGTTTAGGTAATACGACTTCTTCAGATGTGATGATTGCTGCTGCTGGTCACGGTTCAATTTTCGGCTTCAATATCCTGACGCCAATCTCTGTGCAAAAAAGTGCTGATATTGAAAAAGTTAAAATCACTACTTTTACCGTTATTTATCATTTGCTCGATGAAGTACAAAAAGTGCTTCTTTCCATGGTTGAACCAGAAATTAAAGTAACCGTAGTAGGTAAATTAAAAGTATTAAAGATTTTCTTTGATGGCAAAGGGGAGCAAGTAGTTGGGGGGGAAGTGACTCAAGGAAAGGTTGTTAGTAACACTACCGTAAAGGTTTACCGAGGTGAAAATGTGGTTGGGGAGATGGAATTAAAAACTGTTAAAGAAGGACCTGAAGAGGTAAAAGAGGTTGTCGCTCCTACTCAATGCGGTATGAAACTCATGGGTAATATCAAAATTGCTGTTGGTGATGTGATCGAGTGTTATGTGAAAGAAAAAGTTATTGCTTCTTTGACATAA
- a CDS encoding S1 RNA-binding domain-containing protein, producing MSELTQKNSKAPIFVTGIVSMDELLKKEDGAPVATFEKGDLVDGSVVSIAKHALVVDLGSVCGVVTGSEMVDSAGTMKTVKVGDKVRVVVIGDENEEGQLLLSLRRASQENTWNKFQKDYQTGKVIDVVVMEANKGGLLMEIDGIRGFIPVSQLTPEHYPRVSGADPEKILSKLQALVGKKLHVKIINVNVPERRLILSEKAAYAEDRNKVIAKLQVNQVIDGTVSGIVHFGIFVNYEGVEGLVHISEIAWGHVSDPTQHAKVGDKVKVMVIGIEEDKLSFSMKRLTDDPWLKAAERYPIGSIVEGSVARVSSFGIFLKLDDEIEGLVHISEISADGRIEDPDALAKDGQKMQAKVISVDQDERRLGLSIKALQDTAKKEDEEKKPAKKVTKKKSEESKEDKE from the coding sequence ATGTCAGAGTTAACCCAAAAGAATAGTAAGGCTCCTATCTTTGTGACTGGTATCGTGTCCATGGATGAGCTATTAAAAAAGGAAGATGGTGCTCCAGTAGCAACATTTGAAAAAGGTGATTTAGTGGATGGCTCAGTAGTGAGCATTGCTAAACATGCTTTAGTAGTAGATCTCGGTTCTGTCTGTGGTGTTGTGACTGGTTCTGAAATGGTAGACAGTGCCGGTACTATGAAAACAGTTAAGGTAGGGGATAAAGTAAGAGTAGTAGTGATCGGAGACGAAAATGAAGAGGGCCAATTATTGCTTTCTCTTCGTCGTGCTAGTCAGGAAAATACTTGGAATAAATTCCAAAAAGATTATCAAACTGGCAAGGTTATTGATGTTGTTGTTATGGAAGCCAATAAAGGTGGCTTGCTTATGGAAATTGATGGTATTCGTGGATTTATCCCAGTATCCCAACTCACTCCAGAACATTACCCACGTGTTAGTGGAGCTGATCCAGAGAAGATTCTCAGCAAATTACAAGCATTGGTTGGCAAGAAATTGCATGTCAAAATCATTAATGTGAATGTGCCTGAACGCAGATTAATTCTGTCTGAAAAAGCTGCTTATGCTGAAGATAGAAATAAAGTGATTGCCAAATTACAAGTAAATCAAGTAATCGATGGCACAGTAAGCGGTATTGTTCATTTCGGTATTTTCGTAAACTACGAAGGTGTTGAAGGTCTCGTACATATCTCTGAAATCGCTTGGGGTCATGTATCTGATCCTACCCAACATGCTAAAGTGGGGGACAAAGTAAAAGTAATGGTAATTGGTATTGAAGAAGACAAGCTTTCTTTCAGTATGAAGCGCCTTACTGACGACCCTTGGTTGAAGGCTGCTGAGCGTTATCCAATTGGTAGTATCGTAGAAGGTAGTGTTGCTCGAGTTAGTTCATTTGGTATTTTCTTGAAGCTTGATGATGAAATTGAAGGTTTAGTACATATTTCTGAAATCTCAGCGGATGGTCGTATCGAAGATCCTGATGCCCTCGCTAAGGATGGCCAAAAGATGCAAGCAAAAGTAATTAGCGTGGATCAAGATGAACGTCGCTTGGGTCTCAGTATCAAGGCATTACAAGACACAGCTAAGAAAGAGGATGAAGAAAAGAAGCCAGCCAAAAAAGTTACTAAGAAAAAGTCAGAAGAATCAAAAGAAGATAAAGAATAA
- the rsmI gene encoding 16S rRNA (cytidine(1402)-2'-O)-methyltransferase, translating into MLYFIPTPIGNLKDITLRALEVLKSVDLILCENPRHSQKLLQAHEIKKQTKQFNQFSSDKLVFDILAQVKAGKEVAYISDAGMPGISDPGTTLVAQAIEKQIPFTVLPGSNASLPAVVASGFLVKEFYFAGFLPLKKGRQKKLTELLQLPVPVVLYESPYRLNKLLSELVTLRAGDRPVYIGRELSKLHEEHIYGTAQALAKKYADKQWKGELVIVLRAPQNPSPS; encoded by the coding sequence ATGCTCTATTTCATTCCCACCCCCATCGGCAATCTCAAAGATATCACTCTCCGAGCTTTAGAGGTGCTCAAGAGTGTTGATCTTATTCTGTGTGAAAATCCTCGCCATAGTCAAAAACTTTTGCAAGCACATGAGATCAAAAAACAAACGAAACAATTCAATCAATTTTCTTCAGATAAACTGGTGTTCGATATCTTGGCCCAGGTAAAGGCAGGAAAAGAAGTGGCCTATATCTCTGATGCTGGCATGCCTGGTATTTCCGATCCGGGAACAACTTTGGTGGCTCAAGCCATTGAAAAACAGATTCCTTTCACTGTATTGCCCGGATCTAATGCCTCTTTACCAGCTGTAGTGGCTAGTGGTTTTTTAGTAAAAGAGTTTTATTTTGCCGGTTTTTTACCCTTAAAAAAAGGACGACAAAAGAAATTGACTGAATTATTACAACTCCCTGTCCCCGTAGTCTTATATGAATCTCCTTATCGTCTCAATAAGCTGCTTTCAGAATTAGTCACTCTCAGAGCGGGTGATCGTCCTGTATATATAGGACGAGAACTGTCTAAGCTACATGAAGAACATATCTACGGTACAGCCCAAGCACTAGCCAAGAAATATGCAGACAAACAATGGAAAGGAGAGCTAGTAATAGTACTAAGGGCTCCCCAAAACCCATCACCATCTTAG
- a CDS encoding FAD-dependent oxidoreductase, with the protein MTTRIVVVGAGVAGYTAVEFLRKSPINKDIKILWIAPQQKFVYKPFLFDIVSNYKKLNEYIFPLENYCERFHIDFTEGTVTQFLPSENALILASGVRVNYEYLLIATGEERQIPQHLVSPNTLAFQTTKDIEIMLKYLDEQFAAGKKQLSLLRKPFLSLAMIANSLTSIEMLFALYNYTEMLRKKYDLRRNEINISYITAEKQFGGDIPLKLSDTLEQYGHDHDVDIYMHQVVTRIENNKVVLSSGTTLETNTILVEGESVLANLYKNATIKADEFGGIKVNNYLQLEDFYNIYACGSIINFYDWHKKEKAWHTFNTAQAQAKLAASNVVAEIRGRNKQAYKPQSGIELIPVNDQLSIGVYGDAVYFNSIMHYTRMFFATKYLWQLTMPES; encoded by the coding sequence ATGACAACTCGTATAGTAGTGGTGGGAGCAGGTGTTGCCGGCTACACAGCCGTAGAATTTTTGCGCAAATCACCAATCAATAAAGATATTAAGATTTTATGGATTGCTCCTCAACAAAAGTTCGTCTACAAACCCTTCCTTTTTGATATCGTTAGCAATTACAAAAAGCTTAATGAATATATTTTCCCTTTAGAAAATTATTGTGAACGCTTTCATATTGACTTTACTGAAGGCACTGTCACCCAATTCTTGCCATCAGAGAACGCTCTGATCTTGGCCTCAGGTGTGCGGGTTAATTATGAGTACTTACTCATTGCTACTGGTGAAGAACGTCAAATCCCTCAACATCTGGTTTCGCCAAACACGTTAGCTTTTCAAACGACCAAAGATATCGAAATTATGCTGAAATATTTGGACGAACAATTTGCTGCCGGAAAAAAACAATTGTCTTTACTTCGCAAACCATTTCTTTCTCTAGCTATGATTGCTAATTCCCTGACTAGTATAGAGATGCTATTTGCTTTGTATAATTATACTGAAATGTTGCGCAAAAAGTATGATTTGCGCCGCAACGAAATTAATATTTCCTATATCACTGCTGAAAAACAATTCGGTGGTGATATTCCCTTAAAGTTAAGTGACACCCTTGAACAATATGGCCATGATCATGATGTGGACATTTATATGCATCAAGTGGTAACCAGAATCGAAAACAATAAAGTTGTCCTAAGTAGCGGTACTACATTAGAAACAAATACAATTCTAGTCGAAGGGGAAAGTGTCTTGGCCAATCTCTACAAAAATGCCACGATCAAAGCTGATGAATTTGGGGGCATTAAGGTGAATAATTATTTACAATTAGAAGATTTCTATAATATTTATGCCTGTGGCAGTATTATCAATTTTTATGACTGGCATAAAAAAGAGAAGGCCTGGCATACCTTTAATACTGCTCAAGCCCAAGCAAAATTAGCAGCGAGTAATGTAGTGGCTGAAATTCGTGGCCGCAATAAACAAGCTTATAAGCCTCAAAGTGGCATTGAATTGATTCCAGTCAATGATCAATTATCGATTGGTGTCTATGGCGATGCTGTGTATTTTAACAGTATTATGCATTACACCAGAATGTTCTTTGCCACCAAATATTTATGGCAATTAACGATGCCAGAATCATGA
- a CDS encoding phosphatase PAP2 family protein produces the protein MFFFDQYLFENFNDKRIPQLKKFWHIMADARLIAFLLFAIPVVYLFFLGQFWIIIQMTISAAFSIIIGYILKAIILRPRPNNFVTYLGKFDSSFPSLHALSAFNLAYLLSIIFPDFLAFWIGIATFIGLSRIYIQVHYFTDVLGGVVLGSLVAWLVLFIS, from the coding sequence ATGTTTTTCTTTGACCAATATTTATTCGAAAATTTTAATGACAAGCGCATACCGCAATTAAAAAAGTTTTGGCATATTATGGCTGATGCTCGATTAATTGCCTTTTTATTGTTCGCAATTCCCGTAGTGTATTTATTTTTCTTAGGTCAATTCTGGATTATTATCCAAATGACAATTAGTGCCGCCTTTAGCATAATCATTGGTTACATTTTAAAGGCAATTATTTTGCGGCCACGACCAAATAATTTTGTCACTTATTTAGGCAAATTTGACAGTTCTTTTCCTAGTCTCCATGCCTTAAGTGCATTTAATTTGGCCTATCTGTTGAGCATTATTTTCCCGGATTTCCTAGCATTTTGGATAGGGATTGCCACCTTCATTGGCTTATCACGTATTTATATCCAAGTGCACTATTTTACCGATGTACTAGGTGGTGTGGTATTGGGTTCTTTGGTGGCATGGTTAGTACTCTTTATCTCTTGA
- the dprA gene encoding DNA-protecting protein DprA, with translation MFGFWLLACARIAYSEHLAGLLAHYGSAEVLWQNLDAKTWCRDQRYTASWQRIQKVRYEETVWQQKLAEVQDKGIEVITLNQQQYPALLKEIHAAPLVLFCRGNSALLSQPCVSIVGTRGITSYGAVVTERMVASLVSQNISLVSGLAYGIDTKVHESALHFDLSSIAVIPAALTADEWGGNGSLRSKLSPDKHLFVSETFPDENLQKFHFVKRNRIIAGLSKWTVVVEAAEKSGALITAQYACEEGREVFVVPHTLLAPMGKGCLKLAADGARIMIDTDLGALLMGQIANSPVLEKSFTNQDEQYVYNHIAQGFSLDEMQLPEERRWELVGKLLCQGYIIQQLDGSYQIKN, from the coding sequence ATGTTTGGATTTTGGCTCTTAGCATGTGCCCGAATTGCTTATTCAGAGCATTTAGCAGGATTATTGGCTCACTATGGTTCTGCTGAAGTGCTATGGCAAAACCTTGATGCCAAAACTTGGTGCCGAGATCAACGGTACACTGCTAGTTGGCAAAGAATACAAAAGGTCAGATATGAGGAAACTGTTTGGCAACAAAAATTAGCTGAGGTCCAAGACAAAGGAATTGAAGTTATTACTCTTAATCAGCAACAATACCCAGCTCTTTTGAAAGAGATTCACGCTGCTCCCTTGGTACTGTTTTGTCGAGGAAATAGTGCCTTGCTCTCACAGCCATGTGTTTCCATTGTGGGTACTCGGGGTATTACTTCATATGGTGCTGTGGTGACAGAACGAATGGTTGCCAGTTTAGTTTCCCAGAATATTTCCCTAGTTTCTGGTCTGGCCTATGGCATAGATACCAAAGTACATGAATCAGCCTTACATTTTGACTTGTCATCCATTGCAGTAATCCCGGCGGCACTCACAGCAGATGAATGGGGTGGGAATGGTTCTTTAAGAAGCAAATTGTCTCCGGATAAGCATTTGTTTGTATCAGAAACTTTTCCTGATGAAAACCTGCAAAAGTTTCATTTTGTAAAACGTAATCGTATTATTGCGGGCTTAAGTAAATGGACGGTTGTAGTAGAAGCCGCTGAAAAGTCAGGTGCTTTAATTACTGCTCAGTATGCTTGTGAAGAGGGGCGAGAAGTGTTCGTTGTTCCCCATACTCTTTTGGCTCCTATGGGAAAGGGGTGTCTCAAATTGGCAGCAGATGGCGCACGAATAATGATAGATACTGATTTAGGTGCTTTGCTTATGGGTCAGATAGCGAACAGTCCTGTATTAGAGAAAAGTTTTACTAATCAAGACGAACAATATGTCTACAATCATATTGCTCAGGGCTTCAGTTTGGATGAAATGCAATTACCAGAAGAAAGACGTTGGGAATTAGTAGGTAAACTGCTCTGTCAGGGATATATTATTCAACAGCTTGATGGTTCCTATCAAATAAAAAATTAA
- a CDS encoding TrmH family RNA methyltransferase, protein MWRKRTFSELSAETFNRKGKLPLVLVLHNIRSQYNVGAILRTADAAGVEKVIISGYTPKPEQSGVKKTALRGLEGINWVMSETIIDELQSLKKQGYVIYGLEQCHGGVAYHKQIYDFPAVLIVGEEVSGIEDELLTLCDHVIEIPMFGKAHSLNVSVATGVILYHLLQQFGR, encoded by the coding sequence ATGTGGCGCAAACGCACTTTCTCTGAACTTTCCGCCGAGACTTTCAACCGTAAAGGCAAGCTGCCCTTGGTTTTGGTTTTGCATAATATTCGTAGCCAATACAATGTCGGCGCAATTTTGCGTACTGCTGATGCTGCCGGGGTAGAGAAGGTGATAATTAGTGGCTATACTCCCAAGCCAGAACAAAGTGGAGTAAAGAAGACTGCTTTACGCGGTTTAGAAGGGATTAATTGGGTAATGTCTGAAACTATTATTGACGAACTCCAAAGTTTAAAGAAGCAAGGGTATGTCATTTATGGACTAGAGCAATGTCACGGGGGTGTCGCTTACCATAAACAAATATATGATTTCCCAGCGGTGCTCATTGTGGGCGAAGAAGTTTCGGGTATTGAAGATGAATTACTTACTCTCTGTGACCATGTGATAGAAATTCCCATGTTTGGTAAGGCACATTCATTAAATGTCTCAGTGGCTACTGGGGTTATTTTGTATCATCTTTTGCAACAGTTTGGTCGGTGA
- a CDS encoding NUDIX domain-containing protein: protein MGKSIVIHVAVGAIIVQDKKVLLLRMNRPEHKKGKWGLPGGKVAEGETFEEALVREVEEETGIGKTQYNFEKLRIIHDVPQASCKHIYLLHLKEHIDTIRFDTEEIIEAKWESLKSEALDQYNFRAAWVLPLLVEYSEDRLEKIKEGRN, encoded by the coding sequence ATGGGGAAAAGTATTGTAATACATGTCGCTGTGGGAGCCATTATTGTCCAAGATAAAAAAGTCTTGCTTCTGCGTATGAATCGTCCAGAACATAAAAAAGGTAAATGGGGGTTACCCGGAGGGAAAGTGGCTGAGGGTGAAACATTTGAGGAAGCACTGGTACGGGAAGTAGAGGAAGAGACTGGAATCGGGAAAACACAATATAACTTTGAGAAGCTTCGTATCATTCATGATGTGCCACAAGCGAGCTGTAAGCATATTTATCTTCTGCATCTCAAAGAGCATATTGATACTATTCGTTTTGATACTGAAGAAATCATTGAAGCTAAATGGGAGAGCTTGAAGAGTGAGGCATTAGATCAATACAATTTTCGTGCTGCTTGGGTGTTACCGCTGCTGGTGGAATATAGTGAGGATAGGCTGGAGAAGATTAAGGAGGGAAGGAATTAG
- a CDS encoding four helix bundle protein: MFTYEKFPVYQKAHNLYTEILGTITEAKVNYIVSDQLQRALLSIIANIAEGTGKFSKRDKQNFYRIARGSCHESAALVKVLSNFCIDNDLIQKWYEELVIIGKMLTGMIRTFA, encoded by the coding sequence ATGTTTACTTATGAAAAGTTTCCTGTGTATCAGAAGGCTCACAATCTGTATACTGAGATACTTGGTACAATTACTGAAGCTAAAGTGAATTATATAGTTAGCGATCAATTACAAAGAGCTTTATTAAGTATTATTGCCAATATTGCTGAAGGAACAGGAAAGTTTAGCAAAAGAGATAAACAAAACTTTTATCGCATTGCTCGTGGGTCTTGTCATGAATCGGCTGCTTTAGTAAAGGTTCTATCAAACTTTTGTATTGATAACGACTTGATTCAAAAATGGTATGAAGAACTGGTAATTATTGGGAAAATGCTTACAGGCATGATCAGAACTTTTGCATAA